DNA from Dokdonella koreensis DS-123:
TGAGGGCGTGCAGCGCGGGCCTGCGGGCATCAGGAGCGGGGTGCGTGGAGGCTTTGTTACCCATTCCGGGCAATTAAATGCCCAATTAGGGTAATTGGCAAGCGGCCGGCGGAAAAGCTCAGTGACGGCCTCCGGATCGGGATGGCGATGCGGTCGGTCCGGCACGGGGGCCGCGTCGCCGACCTGGCGCAGCCCTGCAGGCCGTGGCCACAGGTGGTTCAGCTCCGTGCGTCCAATCCGGTCCCCCTGAGGGGACGCCAAGCCGGCCATGGCCCATTCGGCGCTTGCCGCCGGCGTGCTTCGGGTCTAGTTTCGGCGCGTGTGGTACGGGGACCAGCGATGGCCGGTCGAGACCGCAGCGGTGAGCAGAATCAGCGCGACGGGCTGATGAGCACTGCCGTGCGCGATCGGGTGTGGCCGGCGCGTGATGGAACATTGGATGTCGTACGCGGGCTGATCGTCGCGCTGATGGCGCTCGACCACGTCCGCATCTTCTTCACGTCGGCGACGTTCGACCCGACCGACGTGGCGGCCACCGATTGGGGCTACTTCCTCACCCGCGGCGTCACCCACCTGTGCGCACCGGGGTTCTTCTTCATCGCCGGCGCCGGCGCCTGGCTGATGGAGCGGGCCGGCATGCCCCGGGCGGCGCTGGCGCGGTTCCTGGCCGTGCGCGGCCTGTGGCTGATCGCCGTGGAACTGCTCGTGTTCGGCTTCGCCTGGTCGTTCAGGCCCGGCTGGATGTGGTTCGGCGTCATCTGGGGACTCGGTGCCGCCTTCATCCTGCTGGCGGCCTGCGTCGGCCTGCCGAAACGCGGGCTGCTCGGCCTGGCCTGCGCCTTCGTGCTGCTGCAGCCGCTGCTGGTCGGCCGGTCGCTGCCGACACCGGCGCTGGACGCCCTGTTCGTCAGTGGCGGTGTCGTCGAGCTCGCCGGTATCGGGACGCGGCTGGTGCTCTATCCCGTGCTGCCGTGGGCGGCCCTGATGCTCGCCGGCTTCGCCTCCGCGCCGCTGTGGCTGCGCGCGGGACGGCCGGCGGCGGCCCGGCTGCTGGTCGCGGGAGGGGTGATGATCGCCGCGTTCGTGCTGCTGCGCGCGATCGGCATCGGTGGCGGCGCGGCGGAACCGTTCGCCGGCGCGAAAGCGGTGATGTCCTTCATCAACATCCGCAAGTACCCGCCTTCGCTGCAGTTCTCGCTGGCCACGCTGGGCCTGCTCGCGCTGTGCGCCGGCGCCGTCGCGTGGCGGTCGATCCGCGACGTGCCGCGGCTGCTGCAGCCATTGCGTGATTTCGGCCGCGTCCCGTTCTTCTTCTACGCGGTGCACCTGTTCCTGATCCACGGGTTGGCATTGCTGGCGGCCGCCGTGCTCGGCTGGCCGCTGGACTACCTGTTCTGGAGCGGGTCGTGGCCCAACCTGCAGCCGCCGCCGGGCTACGGCGTGGGCCTGGCCGGCGTGTTCGCGGTCTGGCTCCTGGTGCTGGCGCTGCTGTGGCCGGCCTGCCGGTGGTTCGGCGGACTCAAGCGCCGGCATCCGTCGTTCC
Protein-coding regions in this window:
- a CDS encoding DUF1624 domain-containing protein — translated: MSTAVRDRVWPARDGTLDVVRGLIVALMALDHVRIFFTSATFDPTDVAATDWGYFLTRGVTHLCAPGFFFIAGAGAWLMERAGMPRAALARFLAVRGLWLIAVELLVFGFAWSFRPGWMWFGVIWGLGAAFILLAACVGLPKRGLLGLACAFVLLQPLLVGRSLPTPALDALFVSGGVVELAGIGTRLVLYPVLPWAALMLAGFASAPLWLRAGRPAAARLLVAGGVMIAAFVLLRAIGIGGGAAEPFAGAKAVMSFINIRKYPPSLQFSLATLGLLALCAGAVAWRSIRDVPRLLQPLRDFGRVPFFFYAVHLFLIHGLALLAAAVLGWPLDYLFWSGSWPNLQPPPGYGVGLAGVFAVWLLVLALLWPACRWFGGLKRRHPSFLMRLL